CGTTCGTGCAGCTCGCAGCCCATATGCCAGTTGAACGATCACCGCTCTCTTAAAGCGTGTGCTTTTTGATTGGGTTGTCTGTTCGGCCGGAGCCCGCCCGGCTTGGCGGCCCGGCGGGCTGCGCTGCGGCCTGGGGTCGTTCTCGCCCGCCGCCCGCCCACGTCCGGCGAACTCCGACGAGTACCTAGCAAACGATCAGAGCTATTTCGATGCAGCCAGCTTGCAGTGATCGTTGATAAGTGCCAGATCAGGGGCCGGGTTGCTGTTTGTGACTCCCCCGCCCCGTTACCGGAGTGTTCGTGTCCCTCGGCGTCAACTCCGTCTGTACCTGTTAGGTGTGGGGTACCGGTGTACGTCGTGGGGAACGGACACGCGAAGACGGAGTTGACCCCTCGGTCGGGCCACACGATCTGGCAGTTATCGGGGGCGGGGGAGGAATGGGCCAGGAGCCTGCATGGTGGCTCCTGGCAGGCGTGGCGACGCCGTCCCTCCGAAGCACACGCCGCCACGCCCGTTCTACCGGGCTCTACCGGACAGCAGTGCCGCCCAGATCACCCGAGCTTTAGGGAAAGACCATCGGCACGTCTCATGGATCTCGTGCTCGCGGTCGAGTTGAACGGTTCGCCGGATGAACGCCTGCCCGCCGCCCTGGCACAGTTCGTAGATCGTGGCGCGGCATACACAGGTCCAGCTCACCGGCCTTACCCGATCAGCGATCCGATCCGGAGGCCGCCACTGCAGCCGCGTGTGATCGCGTTGCGCCATGGCCACGTGCGGACTCAGGCACTCCTCCAGCAGCATCACAACGGGTCTCCATGAAGCAGTGGCGACACCGGATAGCCCTGCTGTAGTTCCTCGTATCGGTGGGCAACGCAGCGGGCGGCGGCGGCCGGGTTGTCCACGGTGTAGACCGTGTAGAGCCGTCGGCGACTCCGACCCGAGAACTGTCCCGCCCACCAGTGATAGACGAAGCCGTCGGTCCAGACCAGAAGATCAACCCAGACCGACACCACGGCGACGCCGTAGCCGCCATGAACGTCAGTGACTATCCCGTGCTGTTCCAGCGCGTTACTCAGCTGTTCAGCAGCATGGACGGCAGGCGTTCCGGTCAGCAGAGCGGCAGCGATCATCGTTGTCCGTCTCCTCTCGGCGCGGTCGATGCGCGTGGTCGGATTCCCCTTCCAAGCCTGTCGCCAGGCGACTACGTTCGGTAGGTGTGCGACTCCAACGGTGAATCCGCACATTCAGTTGCGTCTCATGTAGGACCCGCAACGATTCATGTAGAGCCATGAAGGACGGGAGCGGAGATGCCCTCACCGAGCGAGCTGGACGCGAACGCCAGCGTTCTTGCTTACTGGGGTTCTGAACTGTGCAAATACCGGGAACAAGCGCAATGGAGCCAGAAGGAACTGGCGCACAGGATCTCCTACTCCACCTCCCTCGTCGGGCTCATCGAGACGGCCAAGCGCGCCCCGACGAGAGAGTTCGCGGCCAAGTGTGACGAGGTGCTGGAGACGGACGGTGCCCTTGCTCGCCTGTGGCCCCTGATCGGCAGAGACGTCTACCCCGTGTGGTTCCGGCCGTTCGTCGAACTGGAGAGGGAAGCCCGAACCCTGCGAAGCTTCCAGCCCGTCCTCGTTCCAGGACTGCTGCAGACCGAGAACTACGCACGGGCGGTTCTGAGGGCAGGACGACCAGGCGACACCGACGAGCAGGTGGAGGAACTGGTCGCCACACGCATGGAGCGCCAACGAATCCTCACCAAGCCGGACCCGCCCATGTTCTGGGCCACCCTCGACGAGGCCGTGCTGATCCGTCCGGTCGGTGGCCCGCAGGTCATGCGCAAGCAGCTGGAACAGCTTCTCGAACTGGTCCGGCGGCCCCGGATCACCATCCAGGTCATCCCGCTCGACGTGGGCGCGCACGCCGGTCTGACTGGAGCTTTCGTGATCGCCAGCTTCAAAGGATCGCCCGATATAGTTTATTTGGAAACCGCAGCCGAAGGTCAGATCGTCAACGGTCCCACCGAGATCGAGACCCTGTTGACCCAGCTCGACGCGCTACGGGCGTGCGCCCTGCCGCAGTCCGCCTCGGTGGCCTTGATGGAGAAAGCGATGGAATCATGGACCTGACGGATGCCCGGTGGTTCAAGAGCAGCCGCAGCGGCGGCAACGGCGGCGACTGCGTCGAGGTGGCCACCAACCTCCCCGGCATCGTGGCCGTCCGCGACAGCAAGAACCCCAGCGGCCCCGCCCTGGCGTTCACCCCCGAGGTATGGGCCGACTTCATCGCCTCGGTGAAAGCGGACACGATCTAAGCCGTTCCTTCACTGGGCTGGCGACCGCCGTCTCCTCCGAGGCTTTCTCCTCCCTCCGGGGCGAGTCCGTTTCTTCTGCGGCGGCATCGCTGAAGACGGCCTTCTTTCCTTCCCTGCGTTCCAGGTGACTGTGGTGCGGTCCCTGCCTCTTCGAGACGTCGGGTGGTGGCTCTGCCGGGGGGTGGGGGCGGGTTATGCTCGTGGTGCGGTTGGTTCTCCCGGCGCCGTCTTCGTGCTGGGAGTCGTAAGAGGGAACCCGGTGTGATTCCGGGACTGCCCCGCAGCGGTGAGTGGGAACGAACGCCGTCATTGGCACTGGGTGCGTGGCATCTGGGAAGCGACGGTCAGTAGGGGTTGAGTGTGGTGCCCGCGAGTCCGAAGACCTGCCAGCCGCCCGTGTGCCGTCCGGTGCGCGGTGATCCGTGGCCTCGTGGGAGGGCCTGGGATGCGTCTTTCCCGTGTGTTCCTCCGCGTGGCCGTGGGTCGGCATGGCATGAGCCGAGGGAAGGACGCCATGAGTCAGGTCACCACGACCATTTTGGGGTATCCCCGTATCGGGGGTCGTCGCGAGTTGAAGC
This region of Streptosporangium sp. NBC_01495 genomic DNA includes:
- a CDS encoding DUF397 domain-containing protein, producing MDLTDARWFKSSRSGGNGGDCVEVATNLPGIVAVRDSKNPSGPALAFTPEVWADFIASVKADTI
- a CDS encoding helix-turn-helix domain-containing protein — encoded protein: MPSPSELDANASVLAYWGSELCKYREQAQWSQKELAHRISYSTSLVGLIETAKRAPTREFAAKCDEVLETDGALARLWPLIGRDVYPVWFRPFVELEREARTLRSFQPVLVPGLLQTENYARAVLRAGRPGDTDEQVEELVATRMERQRILTKPDPPMFWATLDEAVLIRPVGGPQVMRKQLEQLLELVRRPRITIQVIPLDVGAHAGLTGAFVIASFKGSPDIVYLETAAEGQIVNGPTEIETLLTQLDALRACALPQSASVALMEKAMESWT